One Cuculus canorus isolate bCucCan1 chromosome 2, bCucCan1.pri, whole genome shotgun sequence genomic region harbors:
- the SYBU gene encoding syntabulin isoform X4 has protein sequence MSAAGSKRSFSRNRGPYARNNGSLSNKSGASPPASREKDPLPTLCKKQLSPANIYQSYKASSASSSNSDSYRGSNCSPVMRRSGRLSSCDNHILKPQNAEQYLTPLQQKEVTVRHLKTKLKESENKLQERETEIAELKAQLVRMREDWIEEECTRVEAELALQEARSEIKQLKEVIETMQTSLAERDRKIEKYCIDINVQNKKLESLLQTMEMAQDEQCLDYRCDPEEKPSPLCATMPDSIVTGDRALEEVTDSGLLPSEEITNGTDLSEEGLITTASDFSDPAPFSSAAKTEMFEKSLDENLASLQKEEKSGSNIMVEKAVQTDVVLYSLDVEQHIQNIIGAQGDSSLSQPSSLKELNELSCQSFSDSGIVVDLTSSDPYSAILLSTEKSPCKNVEHREHENCFVKELDFTEPCDNETFGHVCTVSETGIERRYWSSSLLRDVLAVAAPVVPTIIWAFSTQRRATNPIYGIGTLLRGCCLVALHSLRHTPFNMKS, from the exons ATGTCTGCTGCTGGAAGCAAAAGATCTTTTTCTCGCAA CCGTGGCCCTTATGCTCGGAATAATGGATCATTATCCAACAAATCTGGAGCCAGCCCACCTGCTTCTCGTGAGAAGGACCCTTTGCCAACACTGTGCAAAAAACAGTTAAGTCCTGCTAACATCTATCAGAGTTACAAGGCTTCTTCGGCCAGCAGCAGCAATTCAGACTCATACAGAGGAAGCAACTGCAGCCCAGTGATGAG gcGATCAGGGAGACTAAGTTCTTGTGACAATCACATCCTTAAGCCACAAAATGCAGAGCAGTATTTGActcctctgcagcagaaagaagttACAGTACGGCActtgaaaacaaagctgaaggAATCTGAGAACAAACTTCAGGAAAG GGAAACAGAAATAGCAGAGCTCAAAGCTCAGCTGGTAAGGATGAGAGAAGACTGGATTGAAGAAGAGTGCACTCGTGTGGAAGCAGAGCTAGCCTTGCAGGAAGCACGAAGTGAAATTAAACAACTCAAGGAGGTTATTGAAACCATGCAAACCAGCTTGGcggagagagacagaaaaattgaGAAATATTGCATAGACATAAACgttcaaaacaagaaattggAATCTTTGCTGCAGACCATGGAGATGGCTCAGGATGAGCAGTGCCTGGACTACAGGTGTGACCCAGAGGAGAAGCCATCACCATTGTGTGCCACAATGCCAGACAGCATCGTTACAGGGGACCGAGCTCTGGAGGAGGTGACAGATAGTGGCCTGCTTCCTAGTGAGGAAATAACTAACGGGACTGATTTATCTGAAGAGGGTTTGATCACCACAGCTTCTGATTTCAGTGATCCAGCTCCCTTCAGTTCTGCTGCGAAGACAGAGATGTTTGAAAAATCTCTGGATGAAAACCTAGCTTCTTtacagaaggaggagaaaagtggTAGCAACATAATGGTGGAAAAGGCTGTCCAGACCGATGTGGTGCTATATAGCCTAGATGTAGAGCAGCACATTCAAAACATCATCGGAGCTCAAGGTGACAGCTCCCTAAGCCAACCTTCTTCATTGAAGGAATTGAATGAGTTGTCTTGTCAAAGCTTCAGCGATTCTGGCATCGTAGTGGACTTAACTTCAAGTGACCCCTATTCTGCCATACTTTTGTCTACAGAGAAGTCTCCATGCAAGAATGTGGAGCACAGAGAGCATGAAAATTGTTTTGTGAAAGAACTGGATTTTACAGAACCTTGTGATAATGAAACCTTTGGGCATGTCTGTACTGTGTCTGAGACAGGAATAGAGAGGAGATATTGGAGCAGCAGTCTCCTGAGAGATGTTCTGGCTGTGGCAGCCCCTGTGGTACCAACTATCATATGGGCTTTCAGTACCCAGAGACGAGCAACAAATCCCATTTACGGTATTGGAACTCTGCTGCGTGGTTGCTGCCTGGTGGCCCTCCATTCTTTGCGCCATACACCCTTCAATATGAAAAGCTAA
- the SYBU gene encoding syntabulin isoform X3, producing the protein MPATASLVHERATAQTAYRRSEADFSSSSSSASISAPKVHMSAAGSKRSFSRNRGPYARNNGSLSNKSGASPPASREKDPLPTLCKKQLSPANIYQSYKASSASSSNSDSYRGSNCSPVMRRSGRLSSCDNHILKPQNAEQYLTPLQQKEVTVRHLKTKLKESENKLQERETEIAELKAQLVRMREDWIEEECTRVEAELALQEARSEIKQLKEVIETMQTSLAERDRKIEKYCIDINVQNKKLESLLQTMEMAQDEQCLDYRCDPEEKPSPLCATMPDSIVTGDRALEEVTDSGLLPSEEITNGTDLSEEGLITTASDFSDPAPFSSAAKTEMFEKSLDENLASLQKEEKSGSNIMVEKAVQTDVVLYSLDVEQHIQNIIGAQGDSSLSQPSSLKELNELSCQSFSDSGIVVDLTSSDPYSAILLSTEKSPCKNVEHREHENCFVKELDFTEPCDNETFGHVCTVSETGIERRYWSSSLLRDVLAVAAPVVPTIIWAFSTQRRATNPIYGIGTLLRGCCLVALHSLRHTPFNMKS; encoded by the exons ggagTGAAGCCGATTTTAGCTCTTCAAGCAGCTCAGCAAGTATTTCAGCGCCTAAAGTCCATATGTCTGCTGCTGGAAGCAAAAGATCTTTTTCTCGCAA CCGTGGCCCTTATGCTCGGAATAATGGATCATTATCCAACAAATCTGGAGCCAGCCCACCTGCTTCTCGTGAGAAGGACCCTTTGCCAACACTGTGCAAAAAACAGTTAAGTCCTGCTAACATCTATCAGAGTTACAAGGCTTCTTCGGCCAGCAGCAGCAATTCAGACTCATACAGAGGAAGCAACTGCAGCCCAGTGATGAG gcGATCAGGGAGACTAAGTTCTTGTGACAATCACATCCTTAAGCCACAAAATGCAGAGCAGTATTTGActcctctgcagcagaaagaagttACAGTACGGCActtgaaaacaaagctgaaggAATCTGAGAACAAACTTCAGGAAAG GGAAACAGAAATAGCAGAGCTCAAAGCTCAGCTGGTAAGGATGAGAGAAGACTGGATTGAAGAAGAGTGCACTCGTGTGGAAGCAGAGCTAGCCTTGCAGGAAGCACGAAGTGAAATTAAACAACTCAAGGAGGTTATTGAAACCATGCAAACCAGCTTGGcggagagagacagaaaaattgaGAAATATTGCATAGACATAAACgttcaaaacaagaaattggAATCTTTGCTGCAGACCATGGAGATGGCTCAGGATGAGCAGTGCCTGGACTACAGGTGTGACCCAGAGGAGAAGCCATCACCATTGTGTGCCACAATGCCAGACAGCATCGTTACAGGGGACCGAGCTCTGGAGGAGGTGACAGATAGTGGCCTGCTTCCTAGTGAGGAAATAACTAACGGGACTGATTTATCTGAAGAGGGTTTGATCACCACAGCTTCTGATTTCAGTGATCCAGCTCCCTTCAGTTCTGCTGCGAAGACAGAGATGTTTGAAAAATCTCTGGATGAAAACCTAGCTTCTTtacagaaggaggagaaaagtggTAGCAACATAATGGTGGAAAAGGCTGTCCAGACCGATGTGGTGCTATATAGCCTAGATGTAGAGCAGCACATTCAAAACATCATCGGAGCTCAAGGTGACAGCTCCCTAAGCCAACCTTCTTCATTGAAGGAATTGAATGAGTTGTCTTGTCAAAGCTTCAGCGATTCTGGCATCGTAGTGGACTTAACTTCAAGTGACCCCTATTCTGCCATACTTTTGTCTACAGAGAAGTCTCCATGCAAGAATGTGGAGCACAGAGAGCATGAAAATTGTTTTGTGAAAGAACTGGATTTTACAGAACCTTGTGATAATGAAACCTTTGGGCATGTCTGTACTGTGTCTGAGACAGGAATAGAGAGGAGATATTGGAGCAGCAGTCTCCTGAGAGATGTTCTGGCTGTGGCAGCCCCTGTGGTACCAACTATCATATGGGCTTTCAGTACCCAGAGACGAGCAACAAATCCCATTTACGGTATTGGAACTCTGCTGCGTGGTTGCTGCCTGGTGGCCCTCCATTCTTTGCGCCATACACCCTTCAATATGAAAAGCTAA